A DNA window from Streptococcus sp. LPB0220 contains the following coding sequences:
- a CDS encoding HutD family protein encodes MVTLLHLTPADYQISTWSGGQTTQLFLSPEGGSYPDRTFDFRLSTATVEVEKSNFTDLTGYHRILMPLNASIRLTHHHKEVVLNPFQSYFFDGGDPVSSQGTCQDFNLIYKPSYQGHMSAISPKESVKSQSRYQLIYALCPLTLEWGNNHSQTLQTHELLVIEQASPLQEMTITFLPHQSGEQPIAIWTGLQ; translated from the coding sequence ATGGTGACTCTCCTTCATCTTACCCCCGCAGATTATCAAATTTCTACCTGGTCCGGTGGCCAAACCACCCAACTCTTTCTCTCCCCAGAGGGAGGAAGCTATCCAGATCGGACCTTTGACTTCCGCCTCTCTACTGCAACGGTAGAGGTTGAAAAAAGTAACTTTACCGATCTCACGGGCTACCACCGAATCTTGATGCCCTTGAATGCCTCCATTAGGCTCACCCATCACCATAAAGAAGTGGTTTTGAACCCCTTTCAAAGCTACTTCTTTGATGGGGGAGATCCTGTATCTAGCCAAGGGACTTGTCAAGACTTTAATTTGATTTACAAACCTTCTTATCAGGGGCATATGAGTGCTATATCCCCAAAAGAGAGTGTCAAAAGTCAGAGTCGCTATCAATTGATCTACGCTCTCTGTCCACTAACACTCGAATGGGGAAACAATCATTCTCAAACTCTCCAAACTCACGAGCTCCTGGTGATCGAACAAGCATCTCCTCTTCAAGAGATGACAATCACGTTTTTACCCCATCAGTCTGGGGAGCAACCGATTGCTATCTGGACTGGACTACAATAA
- a CDS encoding APC family permease, with amino-acid sequence MNGAHKQSIEEQEKAKFSFSGATLYGINAVIGSGIFLLPQKIYSGLGPASLAVMFGVAILVMLLSACLAETAGYFDKNGGAMQYSKAAFGDFVGFNVGILGWAVTVIAWAAMLAGFAKIFIITFPAFEGYNLPISIGMLILLSLMNIAGLKTSKMFTLTATVAKLIPIVLFSLFAIFFIPGGVSKGNFTPFLQLESGTNLFSSISSTAVYIFYGFIGFETMSIVAGEMRNPEKNVPRAILGSISIVSVLYMLIIAGTIAMLGGRIMQTGAPVQDAFVEMIGPIGAPLVSYGALISIAGLNIGESIMVPRFGAALATEKLLPEGLGKTNSKNAPVIAIIISGIFAFLLLLSGSFETLATFSVVFRFFQYIPTALAAIKLRKMYPDKKVTFRVPFGPVIPVLAVVISILMIAGDNLMNFVWGAIGLVIASGLYFVFHGDKLHKSKTLPH; translated from the coding sequence ATGAACGGAGCACATAAACAGTCGATTGAGGAACAAGAAAAAGCGAAATTCAGCTTTAGCGGTGCCACTCTTTACGGTATCAACGCCGTAATCGGATCTGGTATCTTCCTCCTTCCTCAAAAAATTTATTCTGGCCTCGGACCAGCTTCTCTAGCTGTCATGTTCGGGGTTGCCATTCTCGTCATGCTACTATCAGCCTGTCTGGCTGAAACAGCTGGCTACTTCGACAAAAACGGTGGAGCCATGCAATACTCAAAAGCCGCTTTCGGAGACTTCGTTGGCTTTAACGTTGGGATTCTCGGTTGGGCCGTTACTGTTATCGCTTGGGCTGCCATGTTAGCCGGATTTGCTAAGATCTTCATCATCACCTTCCCAGCATTTGAAGGCTACAACCTTCCGATCAGTATCGGTATGCTGATTCTCTTGAGTCTGATGAACATTGCCGGTCTGAAAACCTCTAAGATGTTTACTCTGACAGCTACTGTTGCAAAATTAATTCCAATTGTCCTCTTCTCACTCTTTGCCATCTTCTTCATTCCCGGTGGCGTGAGCAAGGGCAACTTCACACCTTTCCTTCAATTGGAAAGTGGAACAAACCTCTTCAGTTCTATTTCTAGTACAGCCGTCTACATCTTCTACGGTTTCATCGGATTTGAAACCATGTCTATCGTTGCAGGGGAAATGCGCAACCCTGAAAAGAACGTTCCCCGCGCTATTCTAGGTTCTATCAGTATTGTATCTGTTCTCTACATGTTGATCATCGCAGGAACAATCGCCATGCTTGGTGGTCGCATTATGCAAACTGGTGCACCAGTACAAGACGCATTTGTCGAAATGATTGGCCCTATCGGAGCTCCACTCGTTTCTTACGGAGCCCTCATTTCAATCGCCGGTCTAAACATCGGTGAATCCATCATGGTCCCTCGTTTTGGTGCCGCATTAGCAACTGAAAAACTCTTGCCAGAAGGGCTTGGAAAAACAAACTCTAAGAATGCCCCTGTCATTGCCATTATCATTTCTGGTATCTTCGCCTTCTTACTCTTGTTATCTGGCTCTTTCGAAACATTAGCAACCTTCAGTGTTGTCTTCCGTTTCTTCCAATACATTCCAACTGCTTTGGCAGCCATCAAACTCAGAAAAATGTACCCAGACAAAAAGGTTACCTTCCGAGTACCATTTGGTCCTGTTATCCCAGTTCTAGCTGTTGTGATCAGTATCTTGATGATTGCAGGGGACAACCTAATGAACTTTGTTTGGGGTGCCATCGGTCTCGTGATCGCAAGTGGACTCTACTTTGTTTTCCACGGCGATAAACTACATAAATCGAAAACCCTTCCTCACTAA
- the hutH gene encoding histidine ammonia-lyase, whose amino-acid sequence MTQLIHLDGNSLTLEEVIAVARHGAQCELDEQAKEAVIASRKIVDDIVREKRVVYGVTTGFGSLCNVSISPEDTVQLQENLIRTHSSGFGDPLPEDAVRAIMLIRINSLLKGYSGIRLSTVEKLLELLNKGVTPYIPEKGSLGASGDLAPLSHMVLPMLGLGRAYYKGELLSGQEALDRAGIEKIQLAAKEGLALINGTTVLTGIGALATYDGIQLLKLSDIAGALSMEVHNGITSPFEEDLHSIRPQSGQLATARNIRNLLEGSKNTTVATQQRVQDPYTLRCIPQIHGASKDSIAYVKEKVEIEINSVTDNPIITKEGHVISGGNFHGEPMAQPFDFLGIALSEIGNVSERRVERLVNSQLSKLPSFLVKHPGLNSGFMITQYACASLASENKILAHPASVDSIPSCENQEDFVSMGTTAARKAAEILKNSRRIVATEIMAACQALDLKPENHELGKGTKPAYELIRQKLNFIEFDKDIEIFEELNKASAVVESEEFLATIEKAVDLSIQY is encoded by the coding sequence ATGACTCAATTGATTCATTTAGATGGTAATAGCTTAACACTCGAAGAAGTCATCGCTGTCGCTCGGCACGGTGCCCAATGTGAGCTTGATGAACAAGCCAAAGAAGCCGTTATCGCATCCCGTAAAATCGTTGATGACATTGTCCGGGAAAAACGAGTCGTCTATGGTGTAACCACTGGCTTTGGTTCCCTCTGTAATGTCAGCATCTCTCCAGAAGATACTGTTCAACTGCAAGAAAACCTGATCCGAACTCACTCATCTGGCTTCGGTGATCCACTTCCTGAAGATGCTGTTCGTGCCATCATGCTGATCCGTATCAACTCACTCTTGAAAGGTTATTCTGGCATTCGTCTGTCAACCGTTGAAAAACTGTTAGAATTGCTCAACAAAGGAGTCACTCCTTATATCCCTGAAAAAGGCTCTCTCGGAGCTTCTGGAGACCTTGCTCCTCTTTCTCATATGGTTTTACCAATGTTGGGCCTTGGACGTGCCTACTACAAAGGAGAACTTCTCAGTGGTCAAGAAGCCTTAGATCGTGCTGGAATTGAAAAGATCCAATTAGCTGCCAAAGAAGGGCTTGCCTTGATCAATGGTACGACTGTCCTAACCGGTATCGGTGCTCTTGCGACTTATGATGGTATCCAATTGCTCAAACTCTCTGATATCGCTGGTGCTCTCTCAATGGAAGTTCACAATGGAATTACCAGTCCATTCGAAGAAGACCTTCATTCCATCCGCCCACAAAGTGGACAATTGGCAACTGCTCGCAACATCCGTAACCTTCTTGAAGGAAGTAAGAATACCACTGTTGCGACTCAACAACGGGTACAAGATCCTTATACACTTCGCTGTATCCCTCAAATACATGGAGCCAGCAAGGATTCTATTGCTTACGTAAAAGAAAAAGTTGAAATCGAAATCAACTCTGTCACAGATAACCCAATCATTACCAAAGAAGGACACGTCATCTCAGGAGGTAACTTCCACGGTGAACCAATGGCGCAACCATTTGACTTCTTAGGCATTGCCCTTTCTGAAATTGGGAACGTATCTGAACGTCGGGTGGAACGCTTGGTCAACAGCCAACTCAGTAAATTACCATCCTTCTTAGTCAAACACCCTGGACTCAACTCAGGCTTCATGATTACCCAGTATGCTTGTGCATCCCTTGCATCGGAAAATAAAATTTTGGCTCACCCTGCTAGTGTCGATTCTATTCCATCTTGTGAAAACCAAGAAGATTTCGTCAGCATGGGAACGACTGCCGCTCGTAAAGCAGCAGAAATTCTTAAAAACTCACGTCGCATCGTTGCTACTGAAATCATGGCAGCTTGCCAAGCCTTGGATCTCAAGCCAGAAAATCATGAACTTGGTAAAGGGACAAAACCAGCTTATGAGCTGATTCGTCAAAAACTGAACTTCATTGAATTTGACAAAGATATCGAAATCTTTGAAGAACTTAATAAAGCATCTGCTGTTGTCGAAAGCGAAGAATTCTTAGCAACCATCGAAAAAGCAGTTGACTTAAGCATTCAATACTGA
- the hutG gene encoding formimidoylglutamase has product MLTNYYPMTYSYYQGSIEDNPYTAKWGMVTKFLDLNDETLTPFEGMTFGIIGFKSDKGVYINNGRVGAVEGPTAIRSQIAKLPWHWGTNVTVYDVGNIDGPNHSLEELQESLSQAIQRMYQLGIQPIVLGGGHGTAYGHYLGIQSSLEKDEQLAVINLDAHFDLRPYDQTGPNSGTGFRQMADHAKEKGQDFPYLILGIQEHNNNLFLFNYVAKTPSIDFLTGQDLFQMSHQAILDRIDQFLENQTAIYLSIDMDCFAVGSAPGVSAIQSLGVDPKLALLLLQHIAASGKLIGFDVVEVSPPHDIDNHTSNLAATFIFYLTQILAQQKLN; this is encoded by the coding sequence TTGCTCACAAACTACTATCCAATGACCTACAGCTACTACCAAGGTAGCATCGAGGACAATCCCTACACGGCCAAATGGGGAATGGTCACCAAATTTTTAGACCTAAACGACGAGACCCTCACTCCATTTGAGGGTATGACCTTTGGGATCATCGGCTTTAAGAGCGACAAAGGAGTCTATATCAATAATGGGCGTGTAGGAGCAGTCGAGGGTCCTACAGCCATCCGTTCTCAAATCGCTAAACTTCCATGGCACTGGGGAACCAATGTGACAGTGTATGATGTGGGAAATATTGACGGGCCTAACCATTCACTAGAAGAACTCCAAGAAAGTCTCTCACAAGCGATCCAGCGCATGTACCAACTAGGGATCCAACCCATTGTCCTAGGAGGCGGTCACGGAACTGCTTACGGCCACTATCTAGGGATTCAATCCAGTTTAGAAAAAGATGAACAACTGGCTGTGATCAATCTGGATGCCCACTTTGATTTGCGACCTTACGACCAAACCGGTCCCAATTCTGGAACAGGTTTTCGTCAAATGGCTGATCATGCGAAAGAAAAAGGTCAGGACTTCCCTTACCTCATCCTGGGGATCCAAGAGCACAATAATAACCTCTTCCTCTTTAATTACGTTGCTAAAACACCAAGCATTGATTTTTTAACTGGCCAAGATCTCTTCCAGATGAGCCACCAAGCCATTCTGGATCGAATCGATCAATTTTTAGAAAACCAAACCGCGATCTATCTGTCTATTGATATGGATTGCTTTGCGGTCGGCTCTGCTCCTGGTGTTAGCGCCATCCAATCGCTTGGTGTCGATCCTAAACTAGCCCTCCTGCTTCTCCAACACATTGCTGCTAGTGGTAAGCTAATCGGATTTGATGTCGTGGAAGTTTCTCCTCCTCATGATATTGACAACCATACTTCAAACCTTGCTGCGACCTTTATCTTTTACTTGACCCAAATATTGGCGCAACAAAAACTGAACTAA
- a CDS encoding AAA family ATPase, whose protein sequence is MKKDLTLKLFGPPKVVFNQKTIRFSFSKMEALLYYLAVMGQVNRDEIASILWGDKENQVARKNLRNTVYQANKIFEGDIIVSPSRSSLALNPELSLSLDVQLFERNPLSALDLYQGDFLEGFYVKDDEDFDQWASRKRDAYRKLYVESCYQKIEQVGFADPSIELLLHHLVELDEFEEKNYQLLMEYYSFHHQLGKFFETYYKLVDLLDRELSVRPSRAIEELYHSVLEAKRTHKLTNCLNIRELSFFGRKQELSQLEEYLSLVETGEAVGPFLVMGQSGTGKKRLLRQLVLMSNRSFNFIKVEGKATSQRYEGSSWNDLRQALEKLGDEMGISLLEEEDDLISVWNQLQGLSKEKPLLILLENAQWFDAVSLEKVKQLEERRSQEKWQLIFTAEDPLPDFFVNFLGGLKVEKRLSQLELTNFSPSESRALLKGELGAIEPAVMEQMVEWSEGSPFLLSSYIEEWKENENLEPLPDIIQAYLSQELGDMSSEEEALLHYLSCFHKPISLSILAELTATELPVLTELIEPLSERAIVSIVEEGEALMVQFCKQLVAMYCYHLLSPARRRLFHQQIAQKLEETLEDATDLLLYKEIAYQYKQSQNLLRSLSFELTYLEEILQLEHELFPIYSKADEGFLSDGTNSHLDIFGELSRIRQELDNLFSRHQRDREYKHLQLRYLYLEGRYFIRSGEYQKGIHDIQKVISYARELKQSDFLLEGYRQIIYYCIQTENISEMAYYTDLALEDAIQANNHEVIAIQLRLKGLYHLMVGDEEQATRHLYRSIDCFSLTNSMQAKYAIQIAASLAYLAEIEQVRGHFQVAVTHLEEVLRLVGDQAVDSVRVVFDIDLGIAYYWKGDLIQARLCFDRAQKILSSVRFPWKEELLEFYQSLIACQQGDQEKVADYLARKERTMKPSANSRDKGMVHYLLAFLSDQKEKGEELAPALSTFLKEDKNYYKKVAEQHLNPYRDRHFLKKLKDL, encoded by the coding sequence ATGAAGAAAGATCTCACGTTAAAGTTATTTGGACCCCCTAAGGTTGTTTTCAATCAGAAAACTATTCGGTTTTCTTTTTCGAAGATGGAGGCCTTGCTTTATTATTTAGCGGTCATGGGCCAAGTTAACCGTGATGAAATAGCCAGTATCCTTTGGGGAGATAAGGAAAACCAAGTAGCTCGCAAAAACTTACGGAATACGGTTTACCAAGCCAATAAAATCTTTGAAGGAGATATCATTGTCTCACCAAGCAGAAGTAGTTTGGCTCTTAATCCTGAGTTGAGTCTTTCTTTGGATGTTCAGCTCTTTGAAAGAAATCCACTAAGTGCCTTGGATCTCTATCAGGGAGACTTTCTAGAGGGCTTCTATGTCAAGGATGATGAAGACTTTGATCAGTGGGCTTCTCGCAAACGAGATGCTTATAGGAAGCTCTATGTCGAAAGTTGCTATCAAAAAATTGAGCAGGTCGGTTTTGCAGATCCTAGTATAGAACTCTTGCTCCATCATTTGGTAGAGCTGGATGAATTTGAAGAGAAAAACTACCAGCTCTTGATGGAGTATTATAGCTTCCATCATCAGCTAGGAAAATTTTTTGAGACCTATTATAAGCTAGTTGATTTATTGGATCGCGAGCTCAGTGTGCGTCCCAGTCGAGCGATTGAGGAACTTTATCACTCCGTTTTGGAAGCCAAACGAACTCATAAACTGACCAATTGCTTGAATATCCGTGAACTTTCCTTCTTTGGTCGGAAACAAGAACTCTCGCAACTCGAGGAATACCTTTCCTTAGTCGAGACAGGTGAAGCGGTAGGTCCTTTTCTCGTGATGGGGCAATCTGGAACAGGTAAGAAACGTCTGTTGCGACAGTTGGTCTTGATGTCCAATCGCAGTTTTAACTTTATCAAGGTGGAAGGAAAAGCTACTAGTCAACGATACGAAGGAAGCAGCTGGAATGATCTCAGACAAGCGCTAGAGAAACTGGGGGATGAGATGGGGATTTCCCTTCTGGAAGAGGAGGATGATCTCATTTCTGTATGGAATCAGCTTCAAGGCCTTAGCAAAGAAAAACCGCTCCTGATCCTGCTTGAAAACGCCCAGTGGTTCGATGCAGTGTCTCTAGAAAAAGTGAAACAACTAGAGGAGAGAAGAAGTCAGGAGAAATGGCAACTAATTTTCACAGCGGAAGATCCCCTACCAGATTTCTTCGTCAACTTCTTGGGGGGCTTGAAGGTAGAGAAACGCTTGTCCCAACTAGAGTTGACCAATTTTTCCCCAAGTGAAAGTCGTGCTCTCTTGAAAGGGGAACTGGGGGCAATAGAGCCGGCAGTGATGGAGCAGATGGTTGAATGGAGTGAAGGCAGTCCGTTCTTGCTGTCCAGCTATATCGAAGAGTGGAAAGAAAATGAAAATTTAGAACCCTTGCCTGATATCATTCAAGCCTATCTTTCTCAGGAACTTGGGGATATGAGCAGTGAGGAAGAGGCTCTTCTACACTACCTATCTTGTTTTCATAAGCCAATTTCTCTGTCTATCTTGGCAGAATTGACGGCTACAGAGCTTCCTGTTTTGACAGAATTAATCGAGCCTTTATCTGAAAGAGCGATCGTCTCAATAGTAGAAGAAGGAGAGGCTCTCATGGTTCAATTTTGCAAGCAATTGGTAGCCATGTACTGTTACCATCTTCTTTCGCCAGCTAGACGGCGGCTCTTCCACCAACAAATTGCGCAAAAATTGGAAGAAACCTTAGAAGATGCGACGGACCTTCTTCTTTATAAGGAAATTGCCTACCAATACAAGCAATCCCAAAATCTCTTGCGCTCCTTATCGTTTGAGTTGACCTACTTAGAAGAAATTCTTCAGCTGGAGCATGAACTGTTTCCGATTTATTCCAAGGCAGATGAGGGGTTCCTATCAGATGGTACAAATAGCCATTTGGACATTTTTGGAGAGCTATCCCGCATTCGCCAAGAATTAGATAACCTCTTTTCAAGGCACCAAAGAGATAGAGAATACAAGCATTTGCAACTGCGTTACTTGTACCTAGAAGGTCGCTATTTTATTCGGAGTGGGGAGTATCAAAAGGGGATTCATGATATCCAAAAAGTCATCTCCTATGCGCGGGAACTCAAGCAATCCGACTTCCTCTTAGAGGGTTATCGGCAAATTATTTATTATTGCATTCAAACGGAGAATATCTCTGAGATGGCCTATTATACAGATTTGGCTCTGGAAGATGCTATCCAAGCCAATAATCATGAGGTCATCGCGATCCAGTTGCGTTTGAAAGGCTTGTATCACCTGATGGTTGGGGATGAGGAGCAGGCGACCCGGCATCTGTATCGCTCCATTGATTGCTTTAGTTTAACCAATAGCATGCAGGCCAAGTATGCCATTCAAATTGCAGCTTCTTTGGCCTACCTCGCTGAAATCGAGCAAGTGAGAGGACATTTCCAAGTAGCGGTCACCCACTTAGAAGAGGTTCTGCGTTTAGTGGGAGATCAAGCTGTTGATTCCGTCCGTGTCGTCTTTGATATTGATCTTGGGATCGCCTATTATTGGAAGGGAGATTTGATCCAAGCTCGCCTCTGTTTTGACAGAGCTCAGAAGATTTTGTCCAGTGTTCGCTTCCCTTGGAAGGAAGAATTGCTCGAATTTTACCAATCCTTGATTGCTTGTCAGCAAGGGGATCAGGAGAAGGTTGCGGATTATCTGGCTCGAAAAGAAAGGACGATGAAACCATCTGCTAATTCACGGGATAAGGGGATGGTTCATTATCTATTAGCTTTCTTATCTGATCAAAAGGAGAAAGGAGAAGAGCTCGCTCCTGCCCTGAGCACCTTCTTGAAAGAAGATAAGAATTACTACAAGAAGGTGGCAGAGCAACACTTGAATCCCTACAGAGATCGTCATTTTCTTAAAAAATTAAAAGACCTGTAG
- the metF gene encoding methylenetetrahydrofolate reductase [NAD(P)H]: MSQHTPSLSFEVFPPNPEVGNAKLLRALANMQELAPHFISVTASNNKYNIKETTVALANYIQNELSIPTIAHLPAVYLSKEKVADTLHELDEVGVHRILALRGDIIPGVEPLKDFRYATDLIEFIKTEAPHFEVIGACYPEGHPDSPNQISDIQNLKKKVDAGCSSLVTQLFFDNERFYDFQDKCTLAGINVPIHAGVMPILNRNQALRLLKTCENVHIPRKFKAILDKYEHDPKSLRAAGLAYAVDQIVDLVTQDVAGVHLYTMNNEDVAYHVYQATKALFAHQPNFEVN; encoded by the coding sequence ATGTCACAACACACACCGTCTCTGTCATTTGAAGTTTTTCCTCCAAATCCTGAAGTAGGCAATGCCAAACTCTTACGTGCCTTGGCAAATATGCAGGAGCTAGCTCCTCACTTTATTAGTGTGACCGCTAGCAATAATAAATACAATATCAAAGAGACGACGGTTGCTTTAGCCAATTACATTCAAAATGAATTGTCTATTCCGACAATTGCTCACTTGCCAGCCGTTTATTTGAGCAAGGAAAAAGTGGCCGATACTCTTCATGAGTTAGATGAAGTAGGGGTTCATCGGATTTTGGCTCTGCGTGGGGATATTATCCCTGGTGTGGAACCTTTAAAAGACTTTCGTTATGCAACGGATCTGATTGAATTTATCAAAACAGAAGCGCCCCATTTTGAGGTAATTGGTGCCTGCTATCCTGAGGGACATCCGGATTCGCCCAACCAAATTTCAGATATTCAAAATCTTAAAAAGAAGGTAGATGCAGGGTGCTCTAGCTTGGTCACTCAACTTTTCTTTGACAATGAGCGTTTCTATGATTTTCAAGATAAGTGTACCTTGGCTGGGATCAATGTTCCTATTCATGCAGGAGTGATGCCGATTCTCAATCGCAATCAGGCCCTTCGTCTCCTTAAGACTTGTGAAAATGTTCATATCCCACGGAAGTTTAAAGCGATTTTAGACAAGTATGAGCATGATCCAAAGTCACTCAGAGCAGCAGGACTTGCCTATGCAGTCGATCAAATCGTTGATTTGGTCACTCAAGATGTGGCAGGTGTCCATCTTTACACCATGAACAATGAAGATGTCGCTTACCACGTCTACCAAGCAACAAAGGCTTTATTTGCTCATCAACCGAATTTTGAAGTGAATTAA
- the metE gene encoding 5-methyltetrahydropteroyltriglutamate--homocysteine S-methyltransferase — protein sequence MSTTIIGFPRLGEFRELKFTTEKYFRKEISADELLAAAKDLRAKHWNIVKEQGISEIPSNDFSHYDNFLDAAFLFNVVPASVQNLDLTDLEQYFALARGYQGEKGDVRALPMKKWFNTNYHYIVPKFEKTTEVKLAGHKIFDEYQEAKELGINTRPVVVGPFTFLQLSDFEDGVKAEDFVDSLVAAYQEVFAKLAELGATRIQLDEPALVKDLSAEEKALFLNLYNKLLADKKGLEVLIQTYFGDVRDVYNDLVNLPVDGIGLDFVEGKKTLELVKGGFPADKTLYAGIVNGKNIWRNNYEKSLEILDQVPAEKVVLTTSCSLLHVPFTTANEDFEPAILNHFAFAVEKLGELRDLDAIRNGQGAEALAANKELFATERVGANAELHARIAALTEADYTRLPAFAEREEIQKEAFKLPALPTTTIGSFPQTKEVRAKRLAFRKGELTQEEYDAFLAETIDEWIKWQEEVGFDVLVHGEFERNDMVEYFGQNLSGYLFSKNGWVQSYGMRGVKPPIIWGDVTRLNPITVKWSSYAQSRTGKPVKGMLTGPVTILNWSFPREDISIKDSTLQIALAIKDEVLDLEAAGVKIIQIDEAALREKLPLRRSDWYEDYLDWAIPAFRLVHSTVAPDTQIHTHMCYSEFTDIIPAIDNLDADVISFEASRSNLEILDELKAKNFQTEVGPGVYDIHSPRVPQDGEIDHTIEAILAKVPSGKVWINPDCGLKTRGIKETKESLIKLVNAAKEAREHL from the coding sequence ATGTCAACTACAATTATCGGTTTCCCACGTTTGGGTGAATTCCGTGAATTAAAATTTACAACTGAAAAATACTTTAGAAAAGAAATCTCAGCAGACGAGCTCTTGGCAGCTGCCAAAGACTTGCGTGCGAAACACTGGAACATTGTCAAAGAGCAAGGCATCTCAGAGATTCCTTCAAATGACTTCTCACACTACGACAATTTCCTTGATGCAGCCTTCCTTTTCAACGTTGTGCCTGCATCTGTTCAAAACTTGGATTTGACAGATCTTGAACAATACTTTGCTTTGGCGCGTGGTTACCAAGGTGAAAAAGGGGATGTGCGTGCCCTTCCAATGAAAAAATGGTTCAACACGAACTACCATTACATCGTTCCTAAATTTGAAAAAACAACAGAAGTGAAATTGGCTGGTCACAAGATTTTTGATGAGTACCAAGAAGCTAAAGAATTGGGAATCAACACTCGTCCAGTAGTCGTTGGACCATTCACATTCCTTCAATTATCTGACTTTGAAGATGGTGTGAAAGCGGAAGACTTCGTCGACAGCCTGGTTGCTGCTTATCAAGAAGTCTTTGCCAAATTGGCTGAGCTTGGTGCGACTCGTATTCAACTCGATGAGCCAGCTCTTGTCAAAGATTTGTCAGCTGAAGAAAAAGCTCTCTTCTTGAACCTCTACAACAAACTCTTGGCTGACAAGAAAGGCCTTGAAGTCTTGATCCAAACTTACTTTGGTGATGTTCGTGATGTCTACAATGACCTTGTAAACTTACCAGTAGATGGTATCGGTCTTGACTTTGTTGAAGGGAAGAAAACTCTTGAACTCGTTAAAGGTGGCTTCCCAGCTGATAAGACCCTTTATGCTGGTATTGTGAATGGGAAAAACATCTGGCGCAACAACTATGAAAAGAGCTTGGAAATCTTGGATCAAGTTCCAGCTGAAAAGGTTGTTTTGACAACTTCTTGCTCCCTTCTTCATGTGCCATTTACAACGGCTAACGAAGATTTTGAACCAGCTATTTTGAACCACTTCGCCTTTGCAGTTGAAAAATTGGGTGAATTGCGTGACTTGGATGCCATCCGCAATGGTCAAGGGGCAGAAGCTCTTGCTGCTAACAAAGAACTCTTTGCAACAGAACGCGTTGGAGCAAATGCTGAACTTCATGCTCGTATCGCAGCTTTGACAGAAGCAGACTACACTCGTTTGCCAGCCTTCGCAGAACGTGAAGAAATCCAAAAAGAAGCCTTCAAGCTTCCAGCACTTCCAACAACTACCATCGGTTCATTCCCTCAAACTAAGGAAGTTCGTGCCAAACGTTTGGCCTTCCGTAAGGGTGAATTGACACAAGAAGAATACGATGCCTTCCTTGCTGAAACGATTGACGAATGGATCAAATGGCAAGAAGAAGTTGGATTTGACGTACTTGTACACGGTGAATTCGAGCGGAACGACATGGTTGAGTACTTCGGTCAAAACTTGTCTGGTTACCTCTTCTCTAAAAACGGTTGGGTACAATCATACGGTATGCGTGGAGTGAAACCACCAATCATCTGGGGTGATGTCACTCGTCTCAATCCAATCACTGTGAAATGGTCTAGCTACGCACAAAGCCGTACGGGCAAACCTGTTAAAGGGATGTTGACTGGACCTGTTACCATCCTTAACTGGTCATTCCCACGTGAAGACATCTCTATCAAGGATTCTACTCTTCAAATCGCTCTTGCCATCAAGGATGAAGTTCTTGACCTTGAAGCTGCAGGTGTGAAAATCATCCAAATCGACGAAGCTGCTCTTCGTGAAAAATTGCCACTTCGTCGTAGCGACTGGTACGAAGATTACCTTGACTGGGCGATTCCAGCCTTCCGTTTGGTACACTCAACTGTAGCGCCAGATACCCAAATCCACACTCACATGTGTTACTCAGAATTTACAGATATCATCCCAGCGATCGATAACTTGGATGCGGACGTTATCTCATTTGAAGCTAGCCGTTCAAACCTTGAAATCTTGGATGAGTTGAAAGCCAAAAACTTCCAAACAGAAGTTGGACCTGGGGTTTACGATATCCACTCACCACGTGTCCCACAAGACGGTGAAATTGATCACACCATCGAAGCAATCTTGGCTAAAGTACCAAGTGGCAAAGTTTGGATCAACCCTGACTGTGGTTTGAAGACTCGTGGAATTAAAGAAACAAAAGAAAGCTTGATCAAACTCGTTAATGCCGCTAAAGAAGCGCGTGAACACTTGTAA